A window from Triticum aestivum cultivar Chinese Spring chromosome 6D, IWGSC CS RefSeq v2.1, whole genome shotgun sequence encodes these proteins:
- the LOC123143691 gene encoding probable glucomannan 4-beta-mannosyltransferase 4: MAPLGADAAAAAWAAVRARAVAPALTAAVWACLAMSAMLLLEAACMSLVSLVAVRLLRLRPERRFKWEPMAGALEGGEADVEDPPASAGRREFPMVLVQIPMYNEKEVYKLSIGAVCALTWPPDRIIIQVLDDSTDPIIKELVELECQEWASKKIDIKYEVRNNRKGYKAGALKKGMEHVYAQQCEFVAIFDADFQPESDFLLKTIPFLVHNPKIALVQTRWKFVNYDACLMTRIQKMSLDYHFKVEQESGSFMHAFFGFNGTAGVWRVSAINESGGWKDRTTVEDMDLAVRACLKEWEFLYVGDIRVKSELPSTFKAYRHQQHRWTCGAANLFRKMGWEIVTNKGVSIWKKWHLLYSFLFVRRVIAPILTFLFYCVVIPLSAMVPEVHIPVWGLVYIPTAITVMNAIRNPGSLHLMPFWILFENVMSMHRMRAALTGLLETAHVNDWVVTEKVGDLVKDDFDVPLLEPLKPTECVERIYIPELLLALYLLICASYDYVLGSQTYFMYIYLQALAFIVLGFGFVGMKTPCS; encoded by the exons ATGGCGCCGCTCGGCGCCGACGCGGCCGCGGCGGCGTGGGCGGCCGTGCGGGCGCGCGCGGTCGCCCCGGCGCTGACGGCCGCGGTGTGGGCGTGCCTCGCCATGTCGGCCATGCTCCTCCTGGAGGCCGCCTGCATGAGCCTCGTCAGCCTCGTCGCCGTCCGGCTGCTGCGGCTGCGGCCCGAGCGGAGGTTCAAGTGGGAGCCCATGGCCGGGGCCTTGGAGGGGGGCGAGGCCGACGTGGAGGACCCGCCGGCCTCGGCGGGCCGCCGCGAGTTCCCGATGGTGCTCGTGCAGATCCCCATGTACAACGAGAAGGAG GTGTACAAGTTGTCCATTGGAGCTGTTTGTGCTCTCACATGGCCGCCAGACCGTATTATAATCCAAGTCTTGGATGATTCAACTGATCCCATTATTAAA GAACTAGTGGAGCTTGAATGCCAGGAGTGGGCCAGCAAGAAAATTGACATAAAGTATGAAGTTAGAAATAACAGGAAGGGATACAAAGCTGGAGCTttgaagaaaggcatggaacatgtATATGCGCAACAGTGTGAATTCGTTGCTATCTTCGACGCAGATTTCCAACCTGAATCTGACTTCCTTTTAAAAACTATACCATTTCTTGTGCATAACCCGAAGATTGCGCTTGTGCAAACACGCTGGAAGTTTG TGAACTACGATGCTTGCCTGATGACAAGGATACAAAAGATGTCCCTGGACTATCATTTCAAAGTCGAGCAGGAATCAGGCTCATTTATGCATGCTTTCTTTGGTTTCAATG GTACAGCTGGTGTATGGCGGGTATCTGCTATTAATGAGTCAGGAGGATGGAAAGATCGCACCACTGTGGAGGACATGGACCTGGCTGTACGGGCATGTCTCAAGGAATGGGAATTCTTGTATGTAGGTGATATAAGG GTCAAGAGTGAACTCCCAAGTACCTTCAAGGCCTACCGTCATCAGCAGCATAGGTGGACTTGCGGTGCTGCCAATCTCTTCAGAAAAATGGGATGGGAAATTGTGACAAACAAG GGGGTATCAATATGGAAGAAATGGCACCTTTTATACAGCTTTTTGTTTGTACGGAGGGTCATTGCTCCCATCCTCACATTCTTGTTCTACTGCGTTGTCATTCCATTATCTGCCATGGTTCCTGAAGTCCATATTCCTGTCTGGGGGTTGGTCTATATTCCTACCGCCATTACCGTCATGAATGCCATCAGAAATCCTGG GTCTCTCCATCTGATGCCATTCTGGATTCTGTTTGAAAATGTGATGTCCATGCACCGTATGCGTGCAGCTCTGACCGGTTTACTCGAGACTGCGCATGTGAATGATTGGGTAGTTACTGAGAAGGTAGGAGATCTGGTGAAGGACGACTTTGATGTCCCACTCCTTGAACCACTGAAGCCCACTGAATGTGTCGAGAG GATTTACATCCCTGAGCTCTTACTCGCGCTCTACCTCTTGATATGCGCCTCGTATGACTACGTGCTTGGAAGCCAGACATACTTCATGTACATCTACCTCCAGGCCTTGGCATTCATTGTATTAGGGTTCGGTTTTGTCGGCATGAAAACTCCGTGTTCATAG
- the LOC123143692 gene encoding probable apyrase 6, translated as MREPTKPLSPRPSRGRCRLCGLCLGSALLAIVVSTLAHLLSPPPQPAPSPSFSVVIDGGSTGTRAHVFSLGPDGRPDLARSAVMRVSPGLSSFAADTARAGESLRPLLEFAKDKVGGEGAAAATEVRLMATAGLRLLEESVREAILVSCRNALRASGFRFEDSWAKVIPGSDEGVYAWVAANYAMGTLGGDPHKTIGIIELGGASAQLTFVSDEVLPLELSTNFTFGETTYTLYSNSFLNFGQNAAQDSYREMLKSRGSSKNGTLVDPCAPKGFSHKRKVLARTGGASRSNLENQYVDNGSGNYKECRSSSLMMMQEGKERCEYQRCHLGSNFVPELLGHFLATENFYFTSKFFGLDRSSSLSDFVVAGEQLCNKDLSTLRQTYLNHSDEDFSRYCFSSAYIVALLHDNLGVPLDDKRIEYSNQVGDTHIEWALGAFIANTKHRILGASGAAATRAPKHRPVLAVLGVFLACGVFLGLRWRKPKTKIIYDLEKGRYIMTRIS; from the exons ATGCGGGAGCCCACCAAACCCCTCTCCCCCCGCCCAAGCCGCGGCCGCTGCCGCCTCTGCGGCCTCTGCCTCGGCTCCGCGCTCCTCGCCATCGTCGTCTCCACCCTCGCCCACCTCCTCTCCCCGCCGCCTCAGCCTGCCCCCTCCCCGAGCTTCTCCGTCGTCATAGACGGCGGCAGCACAGGTACCCGGGCCCACGTATTCTCCCTGGGGCCCGACGGCCGGCCGGATCTGGCGCGCTCCGCCGTGATGCGCGTCTCCCCGGGGCTCTCCTCTTTCGCCGCGGACACGGCGCGCGCGGGGGAGTCGTTGCGGCCGCTGTTGGAATTTGCCAAGGACAAGGTAGGGGGCGAGGGGGCCGCCGCAGCGACAGAGGTGCGGCTGATGGCAACCGCTGGCCTGCGGCTGCTCGAGGAGAGCGTCCGGGAGGCGATATTGGTGTCCTGCAGGAACGCCCTCAGGGCCTCCGGGTTCCGGTTCGAGGACTCATGGGCCAAGGTGATCCCAG GTTCTGATGAAGGCGTCTATGCTTGGGTTGCGGCAAACTATGCTATGGGCACACTTGGAGGTGATCCTCACAAAACAATTGGAATAATTGAACTCGGGGGTGCTTCAGCTCAG CTGACGTTTGTTTCCGACGAAGTACTTCCTCTGGAACTATCAACTAATTTTACTTTTGGGGAAACAACATACACCCTCTATAGCAACAGCTTTCTAAACTTTGGACAA AATGCAGCACAAGACTCGTACCGTGAAATGCTGAAGTCAAGAG GATCTTCCAAAAACGGTACACTTGTTGATCCTTGTGCCCCTAAAGGATTTTCTCACAAAAGGAAAGTATTGGCGAGAACAGGCGGTGCGTCAAGATCAAATTTAGAGAATCAATATGTTGATAATGGAAGCGGAAACTATAAAGAATGTAGATCTTCTTCACTGATGATGATGCAAGAAGGAAAGG AAAGGTGCGAGTATCAACGATGTCACCTAGGATCTAATTTCGTCCCTGAGCTGCTTGGGCATTTCCTAGCAACTGAAAATTTCTATTTTACATCCAAG TTCTTTGGACTAGATCGGTCTTCATCGCTCTCTGATTTTGTGGTTGCTGGAGAGCAACTTTGCAACAAGGACTTGTCCACGCTGAGACAAACGTATCTCAATCATTCAGATGAAGATTTCTCACGGTATTGCTTCTCGTCGGCATACATTGTAGCTCTACTGCACGACAACCTTGGTGTACCATTGGATGACAAGAG GATCGAGTATTCAAATCAGGTCGGCGACACTCATATTGAGTGGGCTCTAGGAGCTTTCATTGCAAATACAAAACATAGGATTCTAGGGGCATCAGGGGCTGCGGCAACACGGGCACCTAAGCATAGACCAGTGCTCGCCGTGCTGGGAGTGTTTCTTGCTTGCGGAGTATTTTTGGGGTTGAGATGGAGGAAGCCCAAGACAAAGATTATATATGATTTAGAGAAAGGCCGATACATTATGACACGCATCAGCTGA